A single region of the Solwaraspora sp. WMMD791 genome encodes:
- a CDS encoding FkbM family methyltransferase, with translation MSAADLPRPDVAARALAADPQLAGLRRSLEFYYGDPGRDAAMDRLYRRFVAPGDLVFDVGAHVGDRVGSFRRLGAQVVALEPQPLCARAVRVVYADDPAVTVLESACGEVVGSVRMFINSANPTVSTASAAFVGAAAGAGGWADQVWDAELDVPTTTLDQLIATHGRPAFVKIDVEGFEEAVLAGLTVPLPALSFEFTTIQRDSALRCLRRLATLGDYRYDLALGETQQLSFDRWVSAEEMAGHLRDLPHTANAGDVYAVLPTTAG, from the coding sequence ATGAGCGCCGCCGACCTGCCACGACCGGACGTGGCGGCCCGTGCCCTGGCCGCCGATCCACAGCTGGCCGGGCTGCGCCGCTCGCTGGAGTTCTACTACGGCGACCCGGGTCGCGACGCCGCCATGGACCGGCTCTACCGGCGCTTCGTCGCTCCCGGCGATCTGGTGTTCGACGTCGGGGCGCACGTCGGGGACCGGGTGGGCAGCTTCCGGCGGTTGGGTGCGCAGGTCGTGGCACTGGAGCCGCAGCCGTTGTGTGCCCGCGCCGTACGGGTCGTCTACGCCGACGACCCGGCGGTGACCGTGCTGGAGTCCGCCTGCGGCGAGGTGGTCGGATCGGTGCGGATGTTCATCAACTCGGCCAACCCGACGGTCTCCACCGCCTCGGCCGCGTTCGTCGGCGCCGCCGCCGGTGCCGGCGGTTGGGCCGACCAGGTCTGGGACGCCGAACTCGACGTACCGACGACCACGTTGGATCAGCTGATCGCCACCCACGGCCGGCCCGCGTTCGTCAAGATCGACGTCGAGGGGTTCGAGGAAGCCGTCCTCGCCGGGTTGACCGTGCCGCTGCCGGCGCTGTCCTTCGAGTTCACCACCATTCAGCGGGACAGCGCGCTGCGTTGTCTGCGCCGACTCGCCACGCTCGGCGACTACCGTTACGATCTCGCGCTCGGCGAGACCCAGCAGTTGAGCTTCGACCGCTGGGTGTCCGCCGAGGAGATGGCCGGGCATCTGCGGGACCTGCCGCACACTGCCAACGCCGGTGACGTCTACGCGGTACTGCCGACAACGGCCGGCTGA
- a CDS encoding GNAT family N-acetyltransferase — protein MLATVHSRQLPGIGRFDLTVLDPDLHLDLVYRWVTEPRARFWGMTRHSREQVGEIYRFIDSLDSHHAYLMSVDDEPVGIFQTYEPAEDPLGEHYPVRDGDIGIHLFLAPARRRIPGFTDAVAAAFTGYLFGDPRHQRIVIEPDVRNEPALRRWKRLGFVFDTQLELADKRAQLAFLARTMAR, from the coding sequence ATGCTGGCCACCGTCCACTCCCGCCAGTTACCGGGTATCGGCCGGTTCGACCTGACGGTGCTCGACCCCGACCTGCACCTCGACCTGGTGTACCGATGGGTCACCGAGCCCCGCGCCCGGTTCTGGGGGATGACCCGGCACTCCCGGGAACAGGTCGGCGAGATCTACCGGTTCATCGACAGCCTGGACTCGCACCACGCCTACCTGATGAGCGTCGACGACGAACCGGTGGGGATCTTCCAGACCTACGAGCCGGCCGAGGACCCGCTCGGGGAGCACTACCCGGTCCGCGACGGGGACATCGGAATCCACCTGTTCCTCGCCCCGGCCCGGCGTCGGATCCCCGGGTTCACCGACGCCGTCGCCGCCGCGTTCACCGGATACCTGTTCGGTGACCCCCGGCACCAGCGGATCGTCATCGAACCGGACGTCCGCAACGAGCCGGCGTTGCGCCGGTGGAAGCGGCTCGGTTTCGTCTTCGACACGCAGCTGGAGCTGGCGGACAAGCGGGCCCAGCTGGCGTTCCTGGCCCGTACGATGGCCCGATGA